Part of the Sporosarcina sp. FSL K6-2383 genome is shown below.
TAAGTATTTCCCATCAAGAATCTCAAGTTCCTTATTTAATCCAACAGCTTATTCAACTTCATCAATTGGATAAAGCGAGTCTGAAAACTGAAATAATAAGTTCTAAACTCATCCTTAATCTACTAACGGAGGTTTTATTGAACAGTAACGAATTGAATAAGAATAAAGCAATTACACCTGATTATATTGAACAAATGAAAACGGAGTTGGAAGTTAATTTTGATAAAAAAATAACCCTCACGCAACTTTCTAGACTTTTCGCTGTGAACAAGTACCAATTAGCTAAGGAATTTAAGCATTATATCGGGATTACCCCAAATGAATATTTAATAAATAGACGAATAACGAAAGCTAAAGACTTGCTGAAAAATACTAATTTAACAATTTCCTCGATTTCTTTTCAAGTGGGCATTGATAATGTTAGTCATTTTATTAACTTATTTAAAGACCGGGTGGATAGTACACCGCTTTCTTTTCGAAAACATTGGCAAAACGGATGGAATGATTCGAAAAAAGCAAAATAGGAATAAAGGCGTCCTTTGGAACTTAACTTTCCAAGAGTATAGTAAATCTTCGAGTGAGAGTTCTTTCATTGCTCATTCCCGTCATCCAGCTAAAGTTTGTTACTATACAGTATTTACATGACTTTTAAGCAGACATTAAAATTGATAGCCTATCTCTCCTTATACAAACATCCCAAGAATCAAGCATCGATTCTTGGGATGTTCTTCCTTTATTTCTCCAACACCAACAAAGCCACTAACTCAACATGCACCGTATGTGGAAATAGATCAACAGGTTGCACAGTTTGTAACTTGTAGCCAAATGGCAACAATTCAGCTATGTCCGTTACGAATGTATCGGGATTACATGATACATAGACGATCCGTTTTGGTTGGGAGCGCCCAATGCGGCGCATCACTTTTCCACCAGCTCCGGAACGTGGTGGGTCAACTAACAGAATATCAGCGAATCCGAATTGTTCACGCATCTCGTCTAGTCCTCTGCGCGCATCACGAGCAAGGAATGTTGTGTTAGGTAGATCATTATCAACGGCGTTGCGTTTTGCCGATGCAATCGATGTCTCGACAATCTCAATTCCCGCTAATTCTTTCACACGAGCAGCGAACGGTAATGAAAACGTGCCAACACCACAAAACAGGTCAATCATTTTCTCGTCTTCCTGTGGTTTCCCCATCTCAAGCGCGAGGTCCACAAGCTTTTGGGCTTGTTTTGGATTCGTCTGGAAGAACGTATCGAACCAGAGACGATAGCGATAGCCGACCATTTCATCATAAATGAAATCACGCCCCGCTAACAGATGCGTATCCTCTGATTGTGTGATATCTGCCCAGTCTGTGTTCACAAGCCAAAGAAGGCTTTTCACATTCGGAAACTTCTGCGTGATGCGCTCGACAAGATTTTCAACAGCAGATGCCAATTCACCGTCAGGGGTTTTTGTAGCGAACAATGCCAGCATCATTTCGCCGGTCGCAAACGATTCCCTCACCATCAAATGACGAAGAAGCCCCTCATGTGTATCTTTGTCATAGCCTTTAAGGCCGAACTCTTTTACCCATGCACTGACTTCTAACATACCATC
Proteins encoded:
- a CDS encoding AraC family transcriptional regulator, producing MNYYWEKAECHWSEDSVRLISTPSAEARSAFFYIQEIGHFKTFYPFFTERQHLDSYLIVHTLSGNGQLTYNNTTYSLGPGELFFIDCNNYQLYQTSNEDSWEILWIHIKGSTTAEYYKHYSKSNSPVSISHQESQVPYLIQQLIQLHQLDKASLKTEIISSKLILNLLTEVLLNSNELNKNKAITPDYIEQMKTELEVNFDKKITLTQLSRLFAVNKYQLAKEFKHYIGITPNEYLINRRITKAKDLLKNTNLTISSISFQVGIDNVSHFINLFKDRVDSTPLSFRKHWQNGWNDSKKAK
- the rlmD gene encoding 23S rRNA (uracil(1939)-C(5))-methyltransferase RlmD — encoded protein: MTSIKEETFVAEIDHLDGKGNGRSAVWIESDKGFNPRKLKLTIPQTLPGESVQVVVDRPDKRTRKVMPAEILSASPERTEAPCPHFELCGGCVWQHWTYEGQLKHKTEQVKKAMGAEGHDSELVLDTIGMEDPWHYRNKMEFTFSREGDIGMHEQGNFRKIIPLETCLIAGQNMVDGMLEVSAWVKEFGLKGYDKDTHEGLLRHLMVRESFATGEMMLALFATKTPDGELASAVENLVERITQKFPNVKSLLWLVNTDWADITQSEDTHLLAGRDFIYDEMVGYRYRLWFDTFFQTNPKQAQKLVDLALEMGKPQEDEKMIDLFCGVGTFSLPFAARVKELAGIEIVETSIASAKRNAVDNDLPNTTFLARDARRGLDEMREQFGFADILLVDPPRSGAGGKVMRRIGRSQPKRIVYVSCNPDTFVTDIAELLPFGYKLQTVQPVDLFPHTVHVELVALLVLEK